The sequence TTAAGTTATTTAATCGTGTTGATTCTAACACGCACTTCCCCTATATAGTGCCTTGTCGTGGGTTCTGAATTAAGGACGCTTCTAATgcaatgtatatttgttttttaatatgtAAAGTTGAAGACATTCTATTTTTGTACTCTTTTCGTCTTGTGGTAAATATAATGTTGTACATGACGTGGTGGACTTGTAAATACTCATTCCTGACATGtgttgtgatgtgtgtgtgtgtgagattaaTTAAAAATGACTCTTAATACACATTTAGgatttgtattatcattattatcgttatcattattattgcttGTTATAACGGTAATGCAGATATGCGCATGAAAGAAAAAACACCCTTCCCCTTAAGTGCAAAACTTCAACTATACATACCAAATGACTTGGTAAATTCATACAATTTGTTTAAAACACGTTTAATAATGTCTCTGTTTGTTGTGCAGTATAATCATAAATCATTCAAAAAgaaaataattcaaataaaataagttaagaAGACTTTTGTTGTCAGAATATTAAATATGCACGCTTTGTGCATCAACAACATTTCAGGCTGCATTCTGATGATTATCAGACATATAgagtgtggatttttttttagttagacacaaaaaaaatttttttaaatgcgcatAAACACAATCTGAAAAACAGACCTCTACCTGACAGGATGCCGTGAACAACTCACTGCCGCATGGTTGGACATGTATTAAACAAATGTATTTtaacaccaaaaaaaacaattttgccttcaaatttgaatgaaaatAGACAGAAAAATTTATTAAATATCCATATTCCTCTAGTCCATTGGTTTGCAAGCCACGGCTCTCGtgggttggggcggtatagctaggttggtagagcggccgtgccagcaacttgagggtttcaggttcgatccccgcttccgccatcctagtcactgccgttgtgtccttgggcaagacactttacccacctgctcccagtgccacccacactggtttaaatgtaacttagatagtgggtttcactatgtaaaagcgctttgagtcactagagaaaagcgctatataaatataattcacttcactctgGAGCTGCATGCAACTCTTTTACCTTCTTGTTGTGGCTCCCTCACATTTTTTTTCACGCCCAGACTGAGAAAAGTTTGCATTTTCAAAAATAGTTCTATAATTTTAGACTGTCTGTGAGCCTGTGAAAGCACTCAGGCGGAGTTCTGTAAGTAAAAGAGACTGGAAGCCTGTGTGTTCAGTTCAGCTTCTCGAGTGTGAAACCCCTTGGGTAAGCTAATCACGAATACttgccaaaaaaagagaaaataaaaatagttgAATTTCACATGGACAGAttacttttactgtaaaacaaaaaaaaaataaaaaaagataaaaacgtTTAAAAGTTTTCAGGCTATGTTACGTTTTACAGCTATTATTTTTCTTTAGTGGAAGAGGCAACAAAATGTCTCTTCTGAACGTAAAGGTTGTGGAGCCCCAGTCGATAATAAGTAGACGAACGATAATGTCTCCTAGGTCTCCCATCaacatatttcataaatatttCAGGGAATGATAATATCAAAGGTCAAACTTTATTGACTAAAGTAAAAGAATACACACGACTTTATTGGCATTTAACTGAATTCAAgttcgagtaaaaaaaaaaaaaatcattatgttactgtaaaaaatgtacaCAATGTGGAGTTATCAACTGTTATCCATTCAGCTTTGTACCAGTTAGCTTTACTAGCATATAGCAGTCCACTTGGTTGTTGAGCAGTCCACAGCTGAAGGAGCTGGGAGGAACGTCATCGTCCCCTAGATTTTGGGGTGCAAACAGTTTGACCGACAATTCAATTAGAGCCTTGGGACTTCAGTGTGAAAACATGGCGAgaacaaaatatgacagtaatgtgatTCATGTGTGCTTCTAAATATTCCACTGTACATTAAAACCTTCATATTGCATAGAAGGAGATTGCTTTATCACATGGTCTGACTTCAGGTTTCCATCCTGCATCTACGCATCGTCTTAAGTCATCAGTCTTGCTGGTATTGTGCAACTTGCAGCAATTCAATTCACTACCACTATTTGTTTACACGCATCAAATTATTGCTTGAATTCCAATGAAACTAtgtttttaaagtaccagtataatAGAAAAAACAAGTTGCGTCTATATTGAAGCAAATATCATATAGTTTGATTTACAACGACAAAAGACTtaaagtttgcgagtaaaaatatgtgatcaaaataatataaaTCTCACGGAGATAACCGAGCAATTTTGTGAGATAATGAGCATGGGCGGTCACGTGAACCACAGTTCCCTTTGTGAGCGACAATAACAATTACTTTGAGACAAATgaagatccagaaccttatatttttaagTCTGAATGTAAGGAAGataatctacaagttttagaagctatgCGCTAAACGTTAGTGAAACACATAAGCATCATGTCGCAGTATTGCTAAATGCTGAACAGGAAATACAAAAtaagaacataataaaacaatcacttactgtacaatgtctgctctcactgtaaTGCCGATTTATGGGATGTTAAAATCTTCCcgtttaaatgaataattaatcataatccacacaaaggaataaaaaagaacaaacgcGACCGtcattttgtgtctttctcgccatacgggtctaagttggatgtcaaagttgaccaacttttccgCATAAAacatatatcattattattattattatcaacaatCTATTTCCCacaaatttgttttagtacaaaacatgcgtcAAATAAATtagaattagatttttttttacatttaaaaattgtttcacataaataaatatggtgaaaaaaatgcatcacaaatTTGCTATACAATTACTTTATTTTTACACCCTTTGCTTTGTCGTTCAAAACCACATCAAAATATTGTAGACCCCAGGAGCAGTCAGTAATTTTTTTAATCCGTCTCTGAGAGCATCAAGAACCAAAGTGGATGTCAAtattacacatataaacatattagCTGTAGAAAAAAtaagttattactttaccaaCTGACTTCTATCAGTTAGCTATGAGCATGTAGCATTATTTTCCTCCAGCCATCAATAGTTGGCCACAAAACAATTGACACACTTTGCAACGCATGGTTGGCGGTGGACAAGAATTATCCAGGATGAAGCAACGATCATCCATTAATACATCAGAAAGATGTCCTCTGGGATGATCCTGTATGGATTGCAACAACAGGACAACAATCCAGTGGGACTTGAAGGTCCAGACCGGACCAGACCAGTTTTCTGACCAATCAGAGATTAAAGAAATGAGTAGATAGCATAAACAAAAATGAGAATGTCAAATAATCACTGCTCGAAGGCGAAGGGAGTAGAAGGTAATAATATCACATTGGTACTAAGAAGTATTAGGAGTAATAATGAAGCTTCAGTAAGAAGTTGTTTTGTACATTTTGCTCCGTAGGAGGTGTTTACATTGAGCAGGATGAGCAAGTGGCAAGGTGGGTAACAGTCACACACCTCCATCCTTTTGATATTATCTCACACTGGGAAATACAGGAAATTGAACAATTTGTCCAAAAACAATGCCTCTTTctccttaaaaaaaatgtgcggTGGAAGTTAAATGGTATagtaatttaaaggcctactgaaacccactactaccgaccacgcagtctgatagtttatatatcaatgatgaaatcttaacattgcaacacatgccgatacggccgggttagcttactaaagtgcaattttacattttgcgcgaaatatcctgctgaaaacgtctcggtatgatgacgcctgcgcgtgacgtcacggattgtagaggacattttgggacagcatggtggccagctattaagtcgtgtgttttcatcgcaaaattccacagtattctggacatctgtgttggtgaatcttttgcaatttgttcaatgaacaatggagacagcaaagaaaaaagctgtaggtgggaagcggtgtattgcggaaggtgttgtgccggataacacagccggtgtttcattgtttacatttccgaaagatgacagtcaagctttaccattggcctgtggagaactgggacaacagacactcttaccaggaggactttgagtcggatacgcagacgcggtaccgtgagtacacatgcagctgcggcttccaaacatttgatcgtttgcccgtacgtgcgtgccgctatgtgcatgtcatgtacgcaactttggggactttggggaaatatatgtgctgtatgaattttggggaagtgaacggtactttgggctgtgggattgagtgtgttgtgcaggtgtttgagttgtattggcgggttatatggacgggaggggggaggtgtttgttatgcgggattcatttgtggcatattaaatataagcctggttgtgttgtggctaatagagtatatatatatgtcttgtgtttatttactgttttagtcattcccagctgaatatcaggtcccacccgcctctcacagcatcttccctatctgaatcgctcccactgccctctagtccttcagtctcactttcctcatccacaaatctttcatcctcgctcacattaatggggaaatcgctttctcggtccgaatcgctctcgctgctggtagccatgattgtaaacaatgtgcggatgtgaggagctccacaacctgtgacgtcacgcgcatatcgtctgctacttccggtacaggcaaggcttttttatcagcgaccaaaagttgcgaactttatcgtcgatgttctctactaaatcctttcagcaaaaatatggcaatatcacgaaattatcaagtatgacacatagaatggacctgctatccccgtttaaataagaaaatcgcatttcagtaggcctttaaatatttaAGTGATAtacagtcttggtcaaaagttgacatacacttgtaaagaacataatggcatagctgtcttgagtttccaataatttatacaactcctatttttgtgtgatagagtgattggaccacatacttgttggtcacaaaaaacattcatgaagtttggttctttaatgaatttattatgggtctactaaaaatgtgaccaaatctgctgggtcaaaagtatacatacagcaatgttaatatttggttacatgtcccttggcaagtttcactgcaataaggcgcttttggtagccatccacaagcttctgtgaGGCTGGTTTAAATAGGCTGTTGATTACGAACTAAGCTCCGGTGAACCTAAAAGCGTTGACAGTTCTGAGGCAGGAGTCAAGTCACTTCAGGAAGGACTAACTAAAACAGGAAgagaaaccaaaataagagcgctagacCGGAACTAAATCATGAAACACAGGAAAatggcaacaaactcaaaataatgcaCGGCTTGTCACGCACAGAGTTACAGGCCCGAAGTATCCTCGCAAGTCCAACACCAGTCTGTAGGATTATTATTAatagagccctctaaacatgaaataacactcatACAGTCCTTGAGTGAGTGTGTTCTATTGTAGATGACAGTACTCTGTAGCCTGGAGGATCCTCCAAATGTCATTGCTATGGCCGTCGCCCAGCCACTTCGTGAAAATACTTAATCACAACCTGGATAATTCCTTTAAGTTAGAACTGGGGACAGCGTGGCGCTGAGGGTTCctagttcgatccccagcttctaccaacttagtcacgtccgttgtgtacttgagcaagacacttcacccttgctcccgatgggtcgtggttagggccttgcatggcagctcccgccatcagtgtgtgaatgtgtgtgtgaatgggtgaatgtggaaatagtgtcaaagttctttgagtaccttgaaggtagaaaagcgctatgcaggtataacccatttaccatttaccataactGGCCTTCCTTGTGCTTAAACCAATGTGTGCGTTGCTCTGCTAAAAGAATGTCAACTTGACAGTCGCAGTACCAACCATTAGCAGTGTTGTCATTCTACATCGCTCATGCTAAATGCTCACTAATGTCATATGGAGCTGACGATTTCGAAGATGAAGCGCATTAACCGAGTTCATCTCCACCGAGCGTTGCCTGCCCACATGCTGATAGAGGTCTTGTTTGCATTAAATGTTACGCCGAGTCACATCAAGTCCTGATCCATCTGGCACCTCGTCTTTTGACATCGCTCGTGTCAAATTGTCACCAATGTAGAGATGTGTTATTATTTAGGCAGGAATTGAAGATAAAGTCCATCAAAGAGTTGTTCCGTCAAAAGTTGGTTAACTggattgtcatggtgaaaatacAGTAACGCCATGATTAGCCGCTGTGTTCTTAGCATTGTTCACCCTTAACCCCGAAATAGACGTCACGCTTGGTGACTATCTTTAACAATTGACACATCATAAtaacaaaataagacaaataaagcTGCAATACATAAGAAATACATTAAACTTAATATAATACTTCATTTAGATCAAACATATTTAGATTATATAAATTTTTTCTTAAAATCTACAATGCAGTTTAGCCACAATATCTGAAGTGTGATGTCGTGAGTGATGACTGTATAATACGagcgtaaaaggaaaaaaaaagattttcagattaatcgcaatgtttatttgtaaaaattcttactcaattaaaaaaaacaaaaatctatttttttattttttttaatctgtcctgtctagCCACTCGGACaattcatatagttgatgtagaagtTCAtaactgctgtacatatttactttagaaaagagaagtgttggatacttctcttgttgccttatttgtatttcattcatccatccatccatccattttctaccgcttattcccttcagggtcgcggggggcgctggagcctatctcagctacaatcgggaggaaggcggggtacaccctggacaagtcgccacctcatcgcagggccaacacagatagacagacaacattcacactcacatttacacactagggccaatttagtgttgccaatcaacctatcaacaggtgcatgtctttggaggtgggaggaagccggagtacccggagggaacccacgcagtcacggggagaacatgcaaactccacacagaaagatcccgaggccgggattgaactcacgactactcaggaccttcgtattgtgaggcagacgcactaaccccttcattgtcatgtctgtgtaatcatgttttgttttagtcatgttttgttttgtttagttaataaataaatgataaatgggttgtacttgtatagcgcttttctaccttcaaggtactcaaagcgctttgacactacttccacatttacccattcacacacacattcacacactgatggagggagctgccatgcaaggcgctaaccagcacccatcaggagcaagggtgaagtgtcttgctcaggacacaacggacatgacgaggttggtactagttattggactctttagtttctggcttttcactcccttgtcttgtttacatagttacccattagtttcacctgttccacatttggactcattgtgcactcttgtttgtcaccatagcaacccattagttttcacctgtcacgtcacgcacctgtttcacgttttgagtcacgcacctgttttcactaatcatgtctgtagtatttaagttcattgttttcagtttgtctttctggcgacatccggattcatacccctgtcacaatctgtctacctctgcgcacttcatgccacgtccaagtaagtttttgtttattaattccacagttagtgttttgtttcattgttcatagtttctgcctttgtgcaagttttgtgtttatagccaagttttgtacctccactgtgagcgccttttgtttgtttcttttttttgagtgttaaaattaaatatatcttcaccttcacgccatgtctggtccaaatcatttgcaccatgggagaacaaaccacgtcatggtccaagtcatgacattcattcattttctaccgcttattccctttggggtcgcgggggcgctggagcctatcacagctacaaccgggcggaaggcggggtacaccctggacaagtcgccacctcatcgcagggcttttatttgtatttgactttattaaatgttcatgaagcattttattaaacatacagagttttcttttaagtaatatagaaattgatcagaacTATTTATCTTGctcatggaggaatgtagttaatcatagaactggcatccaatattattaaaaaagtattgattttgaatcgagaataaattctgaatggaatcgttacccccaagaatggatgtgaatcgtgtggtgcccaaaaattGACAGCCCTACTGTATAATCATGTGTTTAGCTATATCGCTACGAAATTTAGTAAACACTCTTATTAGAGGACAGGCAAAATTATTTCTCTAATGATTATTAGGGTTTCTGTCGCACTTCGAGCCCAATACATGTTGTGCCACAGATATCAATTTACTTCAAGCGAtagcaaccccccgcgaccctaaaagggacaagtggtagaaaatggatggatggatggattgtgttTGGGTCTCTGAAGTGACTGTCCACTCATGAAGTGTGAAATTACACAACTACACTGCATAtgttttgccacttgccaagattaaacatttttttctcaaaatgtccCTAGTTTTAGGGAGCTATTTGCTTATCTTTAACAGACAACTTTACATCATAATCTCGATTTTAGCATAAATAATTCTATAttgtctattctagtttaaaaatgttaaaatcgagaaaataattatttaaacaaGATATTTGGGTTTTCCCcaattataaaatattgtttaaagGTTCTGCaacatgcttaatttaagaactgcaagttgaataatgcttgttttcagaataaaatacttttttgtaaCTTAAAAGTCCTGCTTAATTtctagatatccatccatccatccattttctaccgcttgtcccttttttggggttgcggggaatttctagatatacaaatcttaattgAGGATGTCTGATTACTTCAAATTAACTAACAGCATAGACAGATAATTTCACTAAATTTAGTCTTTTATATTTTTTCAGCTCGTTTTGGCCGTGTTGTCATTGTTTTGTGAGCAGCCTATGTCAGAAAATGTGTCTTTCAGCTCGCCGTTTGGTTTTTTGGACATATTGTGACATTACAAAGCaagaccaccacacacacacaaactttcTACGCCCATGACTTGACAGTGTTTTCTTGCCAAGTGACTTCAAGGACTCAAAGACAAAAGCTAAGCAAGGCTGCAGCGTTGTTGGATGTACGTATTGTAAGGCCTCATAACATCACAGAGAGATCCCATTCACATTGAACAatatgaattgtttttatttactattgttAGTCCTGAGTTGGACCAAGGACTGAAATGAAGACGAACTGAAGTCGGTATAGTGTAAAATACAATTATAAAGTACACAATCTTGGGGTTTGGTTTTCTCAGTAAAAATGTCTTATTGCAGCCAAACATGTAAAGCTGTGTTCACAGATGTTTTTTGGTGATGTCTACATGGCTATCCATCTCTGTCAcgtgatttgatttgattgaatcACATGACATGCATCATTGTCACTTGCAGTGGTGTGTTTAACTGGcgtggttttattttgaaggccaaaCTTTTTACAAGCTGCAAGAtgtgttttgatttttttctgaCTGTTgcagaggatgagttgaccaaaacACTCTcggctgtgttttttttttttagggaagaATGCGGAGAAAAAATGTGGGAACGGGAAGACACTAAGAACAAAAGACTAAACCGAGGAGTTTCCTGGGGAAAAGATGAGGTTTGGAAGTTATGGTTTTTAGTTTTAATGATAACGTATaacgtgtacactgcaaaaaaataccaaaaactaGTGAAAATACTCAGCTGCACGGAGagataattttacttgataagacatcttaaataaattaatatatctagaaattagcagcaCTTTTGaaatagaaataagtattttattctgaaaaaaagcattattcaacttgcactTCCTAAATTAAGCAACCTTGGGATgctgcagaatctttaaacaaatTGTTCTATGTGGGGGAAACCAAAATGTCTTATTGAAATAGTTATctcaaatgtaatatttttgaactagaatagaaaaatgtaattatttgtgttaaaaataagattagtcaatgactaaaaataagtaaatagctcctACATTTTCATGAGGCATGACAGCCCCCCCAAGCAGCTTGCTATTATCAGGGATGTTTGTACTATGAAGTTACAACGTTTTCCCAAAGAAAACAATACTTAAAATGTCTTTATGAAATCATATACGTATCATATGAAATATAGTGTCATCTCTGTGGTCAGCTCTTTTAGAGGTTGACAGTCTCACATAACTTCTGTCTTACAAATGACCAGAGTAATTAAGCAGACTGGTAGAGGAAATCACTACATGTTAGAAAGCTATAGTTACTATTCCTTGTCACATTTTGACTACACAAAGCAGACATGAGAAAGCATCAAAATGACAATATCACATTGTGTAACAGTAAAAAACTGCAGGtataataccaaaaaaaaaaccttccctGATAGCTTTTAAAGAGCCAATAATAATCCAACAAGTCCAGACTCGTTTTAAGCTTTACTTTACTGGGTATTTACAATGTGGAATTTTAAAGACGTTTAGTGATAGACTAATATGTGTGCCTCTATACTAAAAAACAATATTCATCCACACAAAATGAGCTCTCTCAAATCAATATTATCATTATGACACAAGAAAACATCCAGTACATTATGTGCATTAGAAAGGTGTGATGAAgacttttgcaaaaaaaacatacattgctGTTTAAAATGCCTTTACAGGCAAAAGACAGTATGAACAGGCAGGCAAGTATAATTGTGTAAATGCTGCCACACTCATGCTACTGTGTAAAGACTacacaaatacaagaatacacattTGAGTATTGAGTTGTGCTAAATGTCATTGTATATGTTAAGATGCAGACTGTGTGACAAGTTCCACTTCCAGTATTAGTTCAACAAGTGTTGGCACATCAACGCCATGATCACAATGAGCCAGTAATGTCTGTTTGTGTCTGTTCCTGAGAAACACCACTGCAATTGCTTCTTTGGTTTGATATTTGATTGTTACTAACCAGTCTTTTTATATATGGCTGGCTGCTGGtcgcattaaaataaagaaatacttcTAATTATTTGGTGTTCAGTGGTGTTACAGTCCTCAATTAGTGTAAGCCATAAAACGTTTGGCATGTTTTCCTCTATCACATGTGTCAGCATTCACTGATATTTTCTGAGATCATGTCAAACGTCTAGTTGGCTGATTACATTCATGTGTGTACACGGCAATACAGTCTCCAAGCAGAAATAGCATATTTGCAATACTTTTTCTACACCACTTGTTTTACTTGAGGAAGTTCGGTTGAATTTCTGCTTTCGGGGAGTAGGTTACGGACGGTATTTTTTAGTTTGTAGTACTGCTATAGTTCCAATGGTCCGAGGTTTCACACAGAAACTACAGGACCCGGGTAAGGTTCTCCTCCACACCAGAAGTCCTCTGGCTGAGAGACTTCTAAAAGCCACATCTCATTTTCCTTCCCCTCCTTCTCTTCCTGTTGGTCCTGGTTACCCTTTTCGCCTGTTCCTGCAGGGTCAACCTGGATTTGCAGAACTCTGTAATAGTGACAGTCCCGTCCAGCATCTGGGTCGTATGGCGGTGCCAGGATATCCAGGAATGCAGCTGGTCCGTCCACAGCATCCACCTGGTGGAGATTATCCCGTTGAGGTGTAAGGAGGCAAGGTCCGCTGGTCTCAGAGTACTCAGCTACTGAGCGAAGCACAGCGCATCGCAGAGAATCGTTTTGGTTTGGAGGCAGAGGGGGATCAAACCGCGGTGGGGCAGCACTGACGGGGTGACCACTTTCTACTTTGTCAAAGCACCTGATGCTCACCTTTCCATATATGACCTTAACAAGAGaagaaacacatttaaaaactttTTCCAAT is a genomic window of Nerophis lumbriciformis linkage group LG11, RoL_Nlum_v2.1, whole genome shotgun sequence containing:
- the adoa gene encoding 2-aminoethanethiol (cysteamine) dioxygenase a, giving the protein MPRNNKTPLIQKIAKQAFMTFKCLKYPSNGDDTNFAEKQAELNSLVTAIRAADLKIAPQESKVTSGTAEQQPPVSYMHICETEMFSMGVFLLRTGASIPLHDHPGMNGMLKVIYGKVSIRCFDKVESGHPVSAAPPRFDPPLPPNQNDSLRCAVLRSVAEYSETSGPCLLTPQRDNLHQVDAVDGPAAFLDILAPPYDPDAGRDCHYYRVLQIQVDPAGTGEKGNQDQQEEKEGKENEMWLLEVSQPEDFWCGGEPYPGPVVSV